In one window of Candidatus Obscuribacterales bacterium DNA:
- a CDS encoding DUF3181 family protein, whose product MTHPISNEAIEKLAAEIGDQIYIDVAKWHLYLRDAKLHTTLSEQLYPLLESDPIDASAVEQILASTMITLGEQRQVPLSDLVPTRIQSRLVDLLEDYQRKL is encoded by the coding sequence ATGACCCATCCAATCTCTAATGAAGCCATTGAAAAACTAGCAGCAGAAATTGGAGACCAGATCTATATCGATGTAGCTAAGTGGCATCTGTATTTACGAGATGCTAAGTTACATACAACCCTATCTGAACAACTTTATCCATTGCTCGAATCAGATCCAATCGATGCATCGGCTGTTGAACAGATTTTGGCAAGTACTATGATCACCCTAGGGGAACAGCGGCAGGTGCCGTTATCTGATCTGGTACCAACCCGCATTCAAAGCCGTTTAGTGGACTTATTGGAAGACTATCAGCGCAAGCTGTAG